The Chitinivibrionia bacterium genome has a window encoding:
- a CDS encoding Rpn family recombination-promoting nuclease/putative transposase — protein MSAKANREYKDSVFTSLFGEKDTLLELYNAIQNTNYGKDTDIKITTLENVLYKGQANDISFVIDGKIVVLIEHQSTINENMPLRMLSYIESVYKKIVKKKDMYKKLKIKIPYPEFIVLYNGKDKYPSKKTLKLSDMFKKNEDGKCPINLELLVQVYNINQGYNPVFAQKSDALDGYEMLVARVRYYLLKKKKTLKEAIDLAIKDCINEGKIAEFLESHSTEVKDMLLREWKLEDELDGQLSDGIEIGMQRGMRQGMRQRDEAIAINMLKKGMSVDEISELTGLFIDDILRLEY, from the coding sequence GTGAGCGCAAAGGCAAACAGGGAATACAAAGACAGCGTTTTTACAAGTTTGTTCGGTGAAAAAGATACACTTTTGGAGTTGTACAACGCAATACAAAACACAAACTACGGCAAAGACACCGATATAAAAATAACAACTTTGGAAAACGTGCTGTATAAAGGGCAGGCAAACGATATTTCGTTCGTAATAGACGGAAAAATTGTGGTTTTAATAGAGCACCAATCGACTATAAACGAAAATATGCCCTTGAGAATGTTGTCTTACATAGAAAGCGTTTACAAGAAAATAGTAAAGAAAAAGGATATGTATAAAAAACTGAAAATCAAGATACCGTATCCTGAATTTATTGTTTTGTATAACGGAAAAGACAAATATCCGTCGAAGAAAACGCTGAAATTGTCGGATATGTTTAAGAAAAACGAAGACGGCAAATGCCCGATAAATCTTGAGTTGCTTGTGCAGGTTTACAACATAAATCAGGGGTATAATCCCGTATTTGCACAAAAAAGCGATGCGTTAGACGGTTATGAAATGCTTGTTGCGCGAGTTCGTTATTATTTGTTAAAAAAGAAAAAAACGCTGAAAGAGGCGATAGATCTTGCTATAAAGGACTGTATAAACGAGGGTAAAATAGCAGAGTTTTTAGAAAGTCATTCAACGGAGGTAAAAGATATGTTGTTAAGAGAATGGAAATTAGAAGACGAATTGGATGGGCAATTGTCGGACGGCATAGAAATTGGAATGCAACGAGGAATGCGACAAGGAATGCGACAAAGAGATGAAGCAATAGCCATAAATATGCTAAAAAAAGGCATGTCTGTCGATGAAATTTCGGAACTGACAGGTCTCTTCATCGACGACATCCTGCGTTTGGAATACTAA
- a CDS encoding NAD-dependent protein deacylase, with amino-acid sequence MNKTKELYEKITNAKHCVAFTGAGISTLSGIRDFRGKNGLYKDTDADKIFDLEWFHKDPWIFYGFMKKFIDNFQNCEPSVVHNVLAKLEKSGHIKAVITQNVDLLHQKAGSENVIEVHGSPKSYYCIKCGDISKENNETVIELLNKNELPKCEKCGGILKPSITFFGEAMPEDIKIAQKHAQKCDFMLVLGTSLNVYPAAAIPEIALRSGGDIAIVNDMETHLDKWADFKFKDLESVFCELDGLC; translated from the coding sequence ATGAACAAAACCAAAGAACTATACGAAAAAATCACAAACGCTAAACATTGCGTAGCATTCACAGGCGCAGGAATAAGCACGCTTTCGGGTATCAGAGATTTCCGCGGCAAAAACGGCTTATACAAAGATACCGACGCCGACAAAATCTTCGATTTGGAATGGTTTCACAAAGACCCTTGGATTTTTTACGGCTTTATGAAGAAATTCATCGACAACTTCCAGAATTGCGAACCGTCCGTTGTCCATAACGTCCTTGCAAAGCTGGAAAAATCGGGACACATAAAAGCCGTTATTACTCAAAATGTCGATTTGCTTCATCAAAAAGCGGGAAGCGAAAACGTTATAGAAGTCCACGGTTCGCCTAAATCTTATTATTGCATAAAATGCGGCGATATTTCCAAGGAAAACAACGAAACCGTTATAGAATTACTAAACAAAAACGAATTGCCGAAATGCGAAAAATGCGGCGGAATTCTAAAACCAAGCATTACATTTTTCGGCGAAGCAATGCCCGAAGACATAAAAATTGCTCAAAAACACGCCCAAAAATGCGATTTTATGCTTGTTTTGGGAACTTCTCTCAACGTTTATCCCGCGGCGGCAATTCCCGAAATCGCTTTGCGAAGCGGCGGCGACATTGCAATCGTGAACGATATGGAAACGCATTTGGATAAGTGGGCGGATTTTAAATTCAAGGATTTGGAGAGTGTTTTTTGTGAGTTGGACGGTTTGTGTTAA